Proteins co-encoded in one Yamadazyma tenuis chromosome 1, complete sequence genomic window:
- a CDS encoding pre-mRNA-splicing factor ATP-dependent RNA helicase Prp16 (EggNog:ENOG503NU3R; COG:A) codes for MDSLKHKLSNGLNKPIGDNFVASLRHFLRGNDDMAAFVAYCKILGFPSDTFAQEVYHQLKSVSSATDNPESISTFKAPRTNKNEPNSTVAEQLRPKKPKLISFDEESDTILPPAPKKSFKFKKIKKEEAFRLKHGDSLSEGFIPESKPVSASPHADAVLIPNEISQNNTISSPSSTTESEPFSIPSVVSSNSEPTISIDLDLDVDLENDREWYLGDEYDYEVPTPDIPKRRYNSRPKARNNQTGGGFNEYGEYVDYDHDMFPSNDLSNLPINSHFFVPPFLEQSAEYLSVQLHQGQREFHKGITASFNPIKNPNSHLAVMAKSGSGVVNERRTKKERAKQAKDRSGLTGSHLGNVLGIEEPTETTKKAQSDEQTRFTSTQIDIQRKSLPVYTVRSGLVQVISDNQVVIIIGETGSGKTTQLTQYLYEEGFGKSISKNGVRKQICCTQPRRVAAMSVAKRVSEEVGCKLGEDVGYVIRFEDRTSRDKTVIKYMTDGILLRELLVDPNLSEYSCIIMDEAHERTLSTDILLGLLRMLIMRRKDLKLIVTSATMNADLFTNFFGNAPQFNIPGRTFPVEVFYNRSASDYVDATIKQVLTIHLENLDSNGESDGDILVFMTGQEDIETTCELIQEKLDELEDVPPLDIFPIYSTLPADMQKKIFNRSNKARRKVVVATNIAETSLTVDGVKYVIDCGLVKVKIYNPKLGMDTLQMIPISQANANQRSGRAGRTGPGKAFRLYSEKELTEDMNLMPIPEIQRTNLNNIMLLLKSLRIQDVSSFPFMDPPPADILACSLYDLWSIGALDNFGNLTSLGEKMSNFPMEPSLSKLIILASSSQFKCSLEILIIVSMLSVPNIFYRPKERVNEADSAREKFVVGESDHLTLLNVYQQWEVQLRKPSTNMGKLMAWSNRNFLNNKSLLRAREIKNQLVLIMKKMKLPITKAQDDETVKKCLCACFFNSAARLSKLNLTNTNSIEYVNLRHSFMKMYLHPTSCLNNSANVPPSFVIYHELILTAKEYMSCVTAVDPLWLLEFGYIFYGVSKHDQKKFLSFDIGFDLIDKGLFAAGLEADKKRFGEKKAAAKQPVSYKETKVSRFKTRRGI; via the coding sequence ATGGACTCACTCAAGCACAAACTCTCTAATGGGCTCAACAAACCCATTGGTGACAACTTCGTGGCGTCGCTCCGACATTTCCTACGAGGGAATGACGATATGGCTGCTTTTGTGGCGTATTGTAAGATTTTGGGGTTTCCCAGCGATACATTTGCTCAAGAGGTGTACCATCAACTAAAACTGGTACTGTCCGCCACGGATAACCCAGAAAGTATCTCTACTTTTAAGGCACCCAGAACCAATAAAAATGAGCCAAATTCCACCGTGGCGGAACAGCTACGGCCCAAGAAACCCAAATTGATCCtgtttgatgaagaatcaGATACGATTCTACCGCCCGCGCCAAAGAAactgttcaagttcaagaaaatcaagaaggaagaagCCTTCCGACTCAAACACGGAGACAGCCTCTCAGAAGGGTTTATCCCAGAACTGAAACCGGTGCTGGCACTGCCTCATGCCGACGCTGTACTCATCCCAAACGAAATACTGCAAAACAACACTATTCTGTCACCTTCTTCTACCACAGAGCTGGAGCCGTTCTCAATACCACTGGTTGTATCGCTGAACCTGGAGCCAACTATCTCCATTGACCTAGATCTCGACGTCGACCTTGAAAATGACAGGGAGTGGTATTTGGGAGACGAATACGACTATGAGGTTCCAACGCCAGATATACCCAAGAGAAGGTATAACTCCCGGCCCAAGGCCAGAAACAACCAAACCGGTGGAGGGTTCAATGAGTACGGGGAGTACGTAGACTACGACCACGATATGTTCCCGTCCAACGACTTGTCGAACTTGCCCATCAATTCTCACTTTTTTGTTCCTCCATTTTTGGAGCAAAGTGCCGAGTACCTTTCTGTCCAGCTCCACCAGGGACAGCGGGAGTTCCACAAAGGCATTACCGCCAGCTTCAACCCCATCAAAAACCCCAATTCGCATTTGGCAGTGATGGCCAAACTGGGAAGTGGAGTGGTGAATGAGAGAAGAACCAAAAAAGAACGGGCAAAACAGGCGAAAGATCGATCAGGGTTGACTGGCTCACACCTTGGAAATGTCTTGGGTATTGAAGAGCCCACAGAAACGACGAAGAAAGCACAAAGTGATGAACAAACCAGGTTTACCTCCACTCAAATTGATATCCAGCGAAAGTCGCTTCCAGTGTACACGGTGCGGTCGGGTCTTGTGCAAGTGATATCCGACAACCAGGTGGTGATCATCATTGGTGAAACCGGGTCAGGGAAAACCACTCAGTTGACCCAGTATTTATATGAAGAAGGGTTTGGTAAGAGCATCTCCAAAAATGGTGTCAGAAAGCAGATTTGCTGTACGCAACCCAGAAGAGTGGCTGCCATGTCGGTGGCCAAGAGAGTCAGCGAAGAAGTGGGCTGCAAGTTAGGTGAGGACGTAGGGTATGTCATCCGATTCGAAGATAGGACCTCGAGAGACAAAACAGTAATTAAATACATGACAGACGGGATCTTATTGCGGGAGCTTTTGGTGGATCCAAACCTACTGGAATACTCTTGTATCATCATGGATGAAGCACACGAAAGGACCTTGAGCACAGACATTTTATTGGGACTTTTACGGATGTTAATCATGAGACGaaaggacttgaagttgattgtCACGTCTGCCACGATGAATGCCGACTTGTTTACTaatttctttggcaatgCTCCTCAGTTCAACATCCCGGGAAGAACATTTCCCGTGGAGGTGTTTTACAACCGTTCAGCCTCGGACTACGTTGATGCTACTATCAAGCAAGTTTTGACCATCcacttggaaaacttggatTCTAACGGAGAAAGTGACGGGGATATATTGGTGTTCATGACAGGCCAGGAAGACATTGAAACCACCTGTGAACTCATCCAAGAAAAGCTtgacgagttggaagatgTGCCTCCTTTGGATATCTTTCCCATCTATTCCACTCTCCCGGCGGATATGCAAAAGAAGATATTCAACCGGTCGAACAAAGCCAGACGTAAGGTGGTGGTTGCAACCAACATTGCTGAAACTTCGTTGACGGTCGATGGTGTCAAGTATGTCATTGATTGTGGGTTGGTCAAAGTGAAGATTTACAACCCCAAACTTGGAATGGACACCTTGCAAATGATCCCCATATCCCAGGCAAATGCCAACCaaagaagtggaagagcTGGGAGAACCGGGCCTGGAAAGGCGTTCAGATTGTACTCAGAGAAAGAGTTGACCGAAGACATGAACTTAATGCCTATTCCCGAAATCCAGAGAACCAACTTAAACAACATCATGTTATTGCTCAAGTCACTTCGCATCCAAGACGTCTCCAGTTTTCCATTCATGGATCCTCCTCCAGCCGACATTTTGGCTTGTTCTCTATATGATCTTTGGAGTATAGGAGCCTTGGACAATTTTGGAAACCTTACGAGCTTGGGAGAGAAGATGTCCAACTTCCCCATGGAGCCTTCGCtctccaagttgattaTACTTGCATCCTCCAGCCAATTCAAGTGCTCTCTTGAGATTTTGATTATTGTATCGATGTTATCGGTGCCCAACATCTTCTATAGGCCCAAGGAAAGAGTGAATGAAGCGGACCTGGCTCGAGAAAAGTTCGTGGTGGGTGAGTCTGACCACCTAACGTTGTTGAACGTCTATCAGCAGTGGGAAGTCCAATTGCGCAAGCCCAGTACAAATATGGGGAAGCTAATGGCCTGGAGTAACCGAAACTTTCTCAACAATAAGTCGTTGCTTCGAGCTCGAGAGATTAAGAACCAGCTTGTGCTCAtcatgaagaaaatgaagcTCCCCATCACCAAGGCTCAGGACGATGAAACCGTCAAGAAGTGTTTGTGTGCTTGTTTCTTTAACCTGGCGGCGCGGCTCTCTAAactcaacttgaccaatacCAACCTGATTGAATATGTGAATTTGCGGCATAGTTTCATGAAGATGTACTTGCATCCAACTTCATGTTTGAATAATTCGGCTAATGTGCCACCTTCGTTTGTGATTTATCACGAGTTGATCTTGACCGCCAAAGAATACATGAGCTGCGTCACAGCCGTAGATCCGTTATGGCTCCTTGAGTTTGGGTACATATTCTACGGGGTGTCGAAGCACGATCAGAAGAAGTTCCTTAGTTTCGATATTGGCTTTGATCTCATTGATAAGGGCCTTTTCGCAGCCGGTCTCGAGGCCGATAAGAAGCGGTTTGGAGAGAAGAAAGCTGCAGCGAAGCAACCAGTTTCATACAAGGAGACCAAGGTGCTGCGGTTTAAGACACGGAGGGGCATCTAG
- the NdufA8 gene encoding ndufa8, NADH-ubiquinone oxidoreductase complex I 19kd subunit (COG:C; EggNog:ENOG503P1YB): MLGEFNIARHEWENVDKNPLPADIPEVEEVGATSAPLLSAAYFIGARCKPYNDDFLLCKDANNGGTVECLKEGRRVTRCAVSVLSDLNKYCFDEFKLNYECLEQNNHNLGACRNSEKIFNKCVFANLKLTKQIPGVKEQIHLKENPIYTGTSNDKKISKEFLKSKESQN; this comes from the coding sequence ATGTTGGGAGAATTCAATATTGCAAGACATGAATGGGAAAACGTCGACAAAAACCCTTTGCCCGCCGACATTCCCGAAGTCGAGGAAGTAGGAGCCACGTCGGCGCCCTTGTTATCGGCCGCATATTTTATTGGTGCTCGTTGCAAACCCTACAACGATGACTTTTTGTTGTGCAAGGACGCAAATAACGGAGGAACCGTTGAGTGCCTCAAGGAAGGAAGAAGAGTCACTCGTTGTGCTGTCAGTGTGTTGAGTGACCTCAACAAGTACTGTTTTGATGAGTTTAAGTTGAATTACGAGTGTTTGGAACAGAATAACCACAACTTGGGTGCTTGCAGGAACAGTGaaaaaatcttcaacaagtgtGTATTTGCTAACTTAAAGTTGACCAAGCAGATTCCCGGTGTCAAGGAACAGATCCACTTGAAGGAGAACCCAATTTATACGGGTACTTCTAATGACAAGAAGATTTCTAAAGAGTTCTTGAAACTGAAGGAGTCTCAAAACTAA
- the NUP57 gene encoding Nucleoporin nup57 (EggNog:ENOG503NVWB; COG:U,Y), whose protein sequence is MLGNNVLSEKDKTVYTPSIADQLNKIKEQWDPSSANCKLKTHFYNKVNENDLQVLLNQPRPANESPDDWNKAMSERPSNQYYPVKITSVSDMSSRVETQLDHVKKSRYLLNLINDNQIKLSSKHDLENSDRIKGCKAKHVKLSRRLLRLATILAILKLKGYPLSPEEEEISKHFEMLSDKLNDPNNSLSKLNDLFARLTILKEKSEHLDLQFNSSITLMNENLMDKNLADSNVNELEVNNNEELITKISKLLLKQQKGLNYVNEVLHKDLDLADKLK, encoded by the coding sequence atgCTCGGTAACAATGTCTTGAGTGAAAAAGATAAAACCGTGTACACGCCATCCATCGCCGAccagttgaacaaaatcaaggaGCAATGGGACCCTTCTTCGGCAAATTGCAAGTTGAAAACCCATTTCTACAATAAGGTAAACGAAAATGACTTACAAGTGTTGCTCAACCAGCCCAGACCTGCCAACGAGTCGCCCGATGACTGGAACAAAGCCATGTCGGAAAGACCGTCGAACCAGTATTACCCGGTGAAGATAACGTCTGTCAGTGACATGAGCAGCCGAGTTGAGACACAATTGGACCATGTCAAGAAGTCCCGATATTTGTTGAACCTCATCAACGACAACCAGATAAAGTTGTCGTCGAAGCACGACTTGGAGAACAGTGATCGAATTAAAGGTTGCAAAGCCAAGCATGTCAAATTGTCGAGAAGATTGTTGCGGTTGGCAACCATCTTGGcgattttgaagttgaagggATACCCTTTGCTGCctgaagaggaagaaatctCCAAGCACTTTGAGATGTTGAGCGATAAGTTGAACGATCCAAACAACTCGTTGAGTaagttgaacgacttgTTTGCCAGGTTGACTATCTTAAAGGAGAAATCGGAGCATTTGGATTTGCAATTTAACAGCTCTATTACCCTTATGAACGAAAATCTTAtggacaagaacttggctGACCTGAATGTGAATGAGTTGGAggtcaacaacaatgaaGAGCTTATCACAAAGATCTCGAAGTTGTTGTTAAAGCAGCAAAAGGGCTTGAACTACGTGAATGAAGTGTTGCAcaaggacttggatttgGCTGACAAGCTCAAGTAG
- the VPS10 gene encoding vacuolar protein sorting/targeting protein PEP1 (COG:U; EggNog:ENOG503NUWY), which yields MSQTSKPDSPESGDSLPEWSGLQVKLRFSPTYVEAHQGEDEFESVNIDILTWTAIISAGIGKLYGIVGQALYFKVEDLGDGHSCTIRVMKEDEKQFLNSFFSHKFKLNSFYGGSVDAETLPGNIVVLLVALLYLPFAEGKFEPKISVNRESSVAQEYLYLEDSPNVLVLRDLKVSISTDRGNKWGPVKGIDDNDSIFFLQRNAFDSSKVYASTTGKTHYYSSDKGLSWKKFEIQIKEGFDIVEPPRFLPNFKDPAKVMVEYIQCGKHQSAESCKSSVFYSKNLDTDPLTPVNVDVSKCTFLMSSSIMKGPEDRIFCIEDKINSFGHVVESLLVSSDDHFKTKKVLNHGFSKSGRLLDIRVSSNFITAVVRNDKYNSKSKVTLLVSKDGETFNAADLQSEVAYGAMNFLPSSASGLFISVTPFTNFLSMGSYSTVYASDSSGLRFKKVAENVANQEFEKIQTIDGVWLSDVFGKDSKDTKDKPSLIDLIMGGGADKDVISQISFNDGKDWNPLKVDDESCTGDDCSLHLLTSSQMDGEGKFVTGPTPGIVLGVGNTGKKLDHGFEHMRTFISRDGGASWKQALDKPCMYSFGDLGNIIVALPYFGKKQGSTNTLYYSLDQGLSWDSKELDVAFFPLSVSTTVDGTGTHFLITGLIDNTPEKTGDYDFSEVLYSLDFSEAYDKKCSKDDFEQVYARVAADDKKPLCMYGHREKFKRRKAESKCFAATLYEDVTVYDESCDCSDQDFECAPGFKVSKKGGSCEPDKKVIGEMCRTQKVKELSLPDKVLADGNECSIGKKSFKQFISEHKLKCSDYIDKDDKDKDKSKKIEVSKFSFEGKMTEYTYFEQGDDYRGENIIVRTSDNRLYASRTGGTKFVKAPMYEEVLAYFMGSVPGQIVLVTNSEIFFVSTDAGNSYMRYKAPSRLSAQNPYVSFHKESVDQFIWYGANTELGCGDIFSDNCKSTAYITTTGGEIFTTLREDIVKCDFVGPILKEAEKSENLIFCSVIDKESKQLKLVSTTDNFKTEKVLAKGIVGYAISGNYVIVGAVDDKEGTLTAMVTVDGSTFAKAAFPRDLNIDIKQAFTVLDAATGSIFMHVTTQSKKGDEYGAILKSNSNGTSYALTLDHVNRNTVGFVDYDRIQGIEGILVANVVSNYKEDSEKKLKTMISHNDGGEWNYIEPPTVDSKGKKYKCGGKTIKDCSLNLHSFTERADYRDTFSSPSAIGIMIGIGNVGSHLTKKSTGDTFLTRDGGLTWKEIKKGAYMWEYGDRGSIIVLVKDGKTNELSYSLDEGKKWINFKFADDEVDIKDLATVPSDNSRKFIVFAEKDADSVAYTIDFTDIHQRQCQLDLDNPSNDDFEYWSPKHPNGVNDCLFGHEAKYLRRSSSHTDCFIGMAPLSEGFKVTKNCSCTRQDYECDYNYFRDGDNTCKLVKGLSPSDHKKEMCKNDAFQYFEPTGYRKIPLSTCQAGKQFDAFVPQACPGKTKQFNEYYGRDVGIGKLLLIIGIPLAVFIFATWFVYDRGIRRNGGFKQLGQIRLDDDELDFHPIENNSVDKAVNSVVRGGIFAVAVVIATFKTLRKVDKAIFERVVSQVFGGGAGRRNYVSVPDIDNDEEELFGNFRDNYDDELEHGDTEDFHQQFSDNLNEDNGFDNEPAEIDSDARLFDIDDQSDEEPSLK from the exons ATGCTGCAAACCTCCAAACCAGATTCCCCCGAGTCCGGTGATTCTCTTCCAGAATGGTCAGGCTTGCAAGTCAAACT CCGATTTAGCCCCACATACGTTGAGGCCCATCAAggtgaagatgagtttgaatCCGTGAACATCGACATCCTCACATGGACGGCCATCATTTCTGCCGGAATTGGAAAGCTCTACGGCATTGTGGGACAGGCGTTGTACTTCAAGGTCGAggatcttggtgatggtCATAGTTGCACTATTCGGGTGAtgaaagaagatgaaaagcAGTTTTTGAACAGTTTTTTCAGCCACAAGTTCAAACTAAACAGCTTCTACGGAGGTTCTGTGGATGCAGAAAC ACTTCCAGGCAACATCGTGGTGTTGCTTGTGGCATTGTTGTATTTGCCATTTGCAGAGGGGAAATTCGAGCCCAAAATCTCCGTGAATAGAGAATCACTGGTGGCACAAGAGTATCTATACTTGGAAGATTCTCCCAATGTATTGGTGTTACGAGACTTGAAAGTCTCAATTTCCACCGACAGAGGCAATAAATGGGGCCCTGTGAAAGGAATTGACGACAATGactccatcttcttcttacaAAGAAATGCATTTGATTCCTCTAAAGTCTACGCTTCTACTACCGGGAAAACCCACTACTATAGTCTGGATAAAGGGCTTTCGTGGAAGAAATTTGAGATACAAATCAAGGAAGGCTTCGACATTGTGGAGCCCCCACGGTTCTTACCCAATTTCAAAGATCCTGCCAAGGTGATGGTGGAATACATTCAATGCGGTAAGCATCAACTGGCAGAAAGCTGTAAGAGCCTGGTGTTCTActcaaagaacttggacaCCGACCCGTTGACTCCGGTGAACGTCGACGTTTCCAAGTGTACTTTTTTGATGTCCAGCAGCATTATGAAGGGTCCTGAAGATCGGATTTTTTGTATTGAAgacaaaatcaactcgTTTGGACATGTGGTGGAGTCGCTATTGGTGAGTTCAGACGACCATTTTAAAACCAAGAAGGTATTGAACCATGGCTTCTCGAAGTCTGGCCGGTTGCTTGATATCCGGGTTCTGCTGAACTTCATCACAGCGGTGGTGAGAAACGACAAGTACAACTCTAAGTCCAAAGTGACACTTTTGGTGTCCAAAGACGGAGAAACGTTCAACGCGGCCGACTTGCAGTCGGAGGTGGCGTACGGTGCCATGAACTTCTTGCCCTCTTCTGCCCTGGGTTTGTTTATTTCTGTAACCCCTTTCACGAACTTTCTTTCAATGGGTAGCTACTCAACAGTGTATGCTTCTGACTCTTCCGGTTTAAGATTCAAGAAGGTAGCTGAAAACGTTGCCAATCAGGAATTCGAGAAAATTCAAACCATTGATGGTGTTTGGTTGTCGGATGTTTTTGGTAAGGATTCGAAGGACACTAAAGACAAACCCTCTCTTATTGATTTGATTATGGGTGGTGGGGCCGACAAAGACGTGATTTCGCAGATTTCCTTCAACGATGGTAAGGACTGGAACCCGTTGAAGGTGGACGACGAATCTTGTACTGGAGATGACTGCTCTTTGCACTTGTTGACCTCGAGTCAAATGGACGGGGAAGGGAAGTTTGTGACTGGCCCAACTCCAGGTATTGTATTGGGAGTTGGAAACACCGGCAAGAAACTAGATCACGGGTTTGAGCACATGAGAACGTTCATTTCCCGTGATGGAGGGGCTTCGTGGAAACAGGCCCTTGATAAACCGTGTATGTACTCGTTTGGAGACTTGGGAAATATCATCGTGGCCCTTCCGTACTTTGGAAAGAAACAAGGCAGCACCAACACACTTTACTACTCTCTCGACCAAGGTTTGAGCTGGGATAGTAAGGAGTTGGATGTGGCTTTCTTTCCGCTCTCTGTATCCACAACCGTTGATGGAACTGGTACACATTTCCTCATCACTGGGTTAATTGACAACACTCCAGAAAAGACTGGAGACTATGACTTCAGCGAAGTGTTGTACTCGTTGGATTTTAGTGAAGCCTACGACAAAAAGTGTCTGAAGGATGACTTTGAGCAGGTCTACGCCAGAGTGGCTGCCGACGATAAGAAGCCTTTGTGTATGTACGGACACCGtgagaagttcaagagaagaaaggCAGAGTCTAAATGCTTTGCAGCTACTCTTTACGAAGATGTCACTGTTTATGACGAATCTTGTGACTGTTCTGACCAGGACTTTGAATGTGCTCCTGGATTCAAGGTTTCTAAAAAAGGTGGATCCTGTGAACCCGACAAGAAAGTCATTGGAGAAATGTGCCGAACCCAGAAAGTGAAAGAGTTAAGCCTTCCTGACAAAGTGTTAGCAGATGGAAACGAATGTAGTATTGGCAAGAAGTCGTTCAAGCAGTTTATTTCCGAGCACAAATTGAAGTGTTCCGACTACATCGACAAGGACGACAAGGATAAGGATAAGAGCAAGAAGATTGAGGTTTCTAAGTtttcttttgaaggaaagatGACCGAGTACACTTACTTTGAACAAGGTGATGATTACAGAGGTGAAAACATCATTGTCAGAACTTCTGATAACAGACTCTACGCATCCAGAACTGGAGGTACGAAGTTTGTCAAGGCTCCAATGTATGAGGAGGTTTTGGCGTATTTCATGGGCTCTGTTCCTGGTCAAATTGTTTTGGTAACCAATTCCGAAATCTTCTTTGTGTCTACTGATGCTGGGAACTCGTACATGCGGTACAAAGCGCCTTCTCGTTTGAGTGCTCAGAATCCATACGTTTCTTTTCATAAAGAGTCGgttgatcaattcatttGGTACGGAGCTAATACTGAACTAGGGTGTGGAGATATCTTCCTGGACAACTGTAAGTCCACTGCTTACATTACAACCACCGGAGGTGAAATATTTACTACATTGAGAGAGGATATTGTCAAGTGTGACTTTGTGGGGCCAATCTTGAAAGAAGCCGAGAAGAGTGAAAATTTGATCTTCTGCTCGGTGATTGACAAAGAATCCAAACAGCTTAAGTTGGTGTCAACAActgacaacttcaagaccGAAAAGGTGTTAGCCAAAGGCATTGTGGGATATGCCATCTCCGGTAACTACGTTATTGTTGGTGCTGTGGATGACAAAGAAGGTACCTTAACGGCCATGGTAACTGTTGACGGATCGACCTTTGCTAAAGCAGCTTTTCCTCGTGATTTGAACATCGACATCAAACAGGCTTTCACTGTTTTGGACGCTGCTACCGGTTCCATATTCATGCACGTAACCACCCAGTCGAAAAAGGGAGATGAATATGGCGCTATCTTGAAGTCAAATTCCAATGGAACCTCGTATGCTTTGACGTTAGATCATGTCAACCGTAATACAGTTGGATTTGTGGACTACGACAGGATTCAGGGAATTGAAGGGattttggttgcaaacGTTGTTTCCAATTACAAAGAAGACTCGGAAAAAAAGCTAAAGACGATGATTTCCCATAACGACGGAGGAGAGTGGAACTATATCGAGCCTCCCACTGTCGATTCAAAGGGCAAGAAATATAAGTGTGGTGGTAAGACAATCAAGGACTGTTCGCTTAACTTGCACAGTTTCACTGAGAGAGCTGATTACCGAGACaccttttcttcaccttcgGCAATTGGAATTAtgattggaattggaaacGTTGGATCTCATTTGACTAAAAAGAGCACTGGAGATACGTTTTTAACTCGTGATGGAGgtttgacttggaaagaaatcaaaaagggTGCTTACATGTGGGAGTATGGTGACAGAGGAAGCATTATTGTGTTGGTAAAAGACGGTAAGACAAACGAATTGTCGTATTCTTTAGATGAAGGAAAGAAGtggatcaacttcaagtttgcCGACGATGAAGTGGATATCAAAGACTTGGCAACGGTTCCAAGCGACAACTCGAGAAAGTTCATTGTGTTTGCTGAAAAGGATGCAGACAGTGTTGCCTATACCATCGACTTTACCGACATTCACCAAAGACAGTGTCAATTGGATTTGGATAATCCCAGcaatgatgatttcgaATACTGGTCGCCAAAACATCCCAACGGAGTGAACGACTGCTTGTTTGGGCACGAAGCCAAATACTTGAGGAGATCCTCATCTCACACCGACTGTTTCATTGGAATGGCCCCATTGAGTGAGGGTTTCAAGGTCACTAAAAACTGTTCTTGTACCAGACAAGACTATGAATGCGATTACAACTACTTTAGAGATGGCGACAACACCTGTAAGTTAGTCAAGGGATTATCACCTTCGGATCACAAGAAGGAAATGTGCAAGAATGATGCGTTCCAGTACTTTGAACCCACCGGGTACAGAAAGATCCCCTTGTCAACCTGCCAGGCTGGTAAACAATTTGATGCATTTGTGCCACAAGCTTGTCCCGGAAAAACCAAACAGTTCAACGAGTACTACGGAAGAGATGTGGGCATTGGTAAGCTTCTCTTGATCATTGGTATACCTTTGGCGGTGTTCATATTTGCAACCTGGTTTGTGTATGATAGAGGAATTCGCCGAAACGGAGGATTCAAGCAGTTGGGACAAATCCGGTTGGATGACGACGAGTTGGACTTCCACCCCATTGAAAACAACCTGGTGGACAAGGCCGTCAACTCTGTTGTCAGAGGAGGTATTTTCGCTGTGGCAGTGGTGATTGCAACTTTCAAGACCTTGAGAAAAGTTGACAAAGCCATATTTGAAAGAGTGGTCTCGCAGGTGTTTGGCGGAGGTGCTGGTCGGCGGAACTATGTGAGTGTTCCTGACATCgacaatgatgaagaagagttgttCGGAAATTTTAGGGACAACTATGATGATGAATTGGAACACGGAGATACAGAGGATTTCCATCAGCAGTTTTCCGACAACCTCAACGAGGACAATGGGTTTGACAACGAGCCGGCAGAGATCGACTCGGATGCCCGATTgtttgatattgatgatcaaAGCGATGAGGAACCCAGTTTGAAGTAG
- the RPL44 gene encoding 60S ribosomal protein eL42 (BUSCO:EOG09265JX6; EggNog:ENOG503P3Z6; COG:J), whose protein sequence is MVNIPKTRKTYCKGKECRKHTQHKVTQYKAGKASLFAQGKRRYDRKQSGYGGQTKPVFKKKAKTTKKVVLRLECVNCKTKLQLSLKRCKHFELGGNKKQKGQALQF, encoded by the exons ATGG TTAATATTCCAAAGACTAGAAAGACCTACTGTAAAGGTAAGGAATGTCGTAAACACACCCAGCACAAGGTCACTCAATACAAGGCTGGTAAGGCTTCCTTGTTTGCTCAAGGTAAGAGAAGATATGACCGTAAGCAAAGTGGTTACGGTGGTCAAACCAAGCCTGTGTTTaagaagaaggccaagACTACCAAGAAGGTTGTGTTGAGATTGGAATGTGTCAACTGTAAGACCAAGTTGCAATTGTCATTGAAGAGATGTAAGCACTTTGAATTGGGTGgaaacaagaaacaaaaaggTCAAGCTTTGCAATTTTAA